From a single Cytophagales bacterium WSM2-2 genomic region:
- a CDS encoding cytokinin riboside 5'-monophosphate phosphoribohydrolase, with amino-acid sequence MAKAVDKKSKDNQMQQALEEEHRIRQAFKDKNWSEIKSSDSWVIFKVMSEFVEGFEKMAKIGPCVTIFGSARVKPNNPYYKIAEDIAERLVQQGYGVITGGGPGIMEAGNKGAHKAGGKSVGLNIYLPHEQKGNIYIDPDKLITFDYFFVRKVMFVKYSQGFIVMPGGFGTIDELSEALTLIQTKKIGRFPIVLVGKKFWNGMIEWVKDVLVSEKMISPEDLDLFSIVDTPEEAVAVIDEFYGKYLLSPNF; translated from the coding sequence ATGGCAAAAGCAGTAGATAAAAAATCAAAAGACAATCAAATGCAGCAGGCGCTCGAGGAAGAACACCGCATTCGCCAGGCATTTAAAGATAAAAATTGGTCCGAGATCAAGAGTTCGGACTCGTGGGTGATCTTCAAAGTGATGAGTGAGTTTGTGGAGGGATTTGAGAAGATGGCTAAGATCGGTCCGTGTGTTACTATTTTTGGTTCGGCCCGGGTTAAGCCCAACAATCCATATTATAAAATTGCCGAAGACATAGCCGAACGACTCGTACAGCAGGGCTACGGTGTAATTACCGGTGGTGGTCCGGGAATTATGGAAGCAGGAAATAAGGGTGCGCACAAGGCCGGGGGAAAATCCGTAGGTCTGAATATTTATCTCCCTCACGAACAAAAAGGAAATATTTATATCGACCCTGACAAGCTTATCACGTTTGATTACTTCTTTGTTCGCAAAGTAATGTTCGTAAAATACTCTCAGGGATTTATTGTGATGCCGGGAGGATTTGGAACGATTGATGAACTCAGCGAAGCCTTAACGTTGATTCAAACCAAAAAAATCGGCCGCTTCCCGATTGTTCTTGTTGGTAAAAAATTCTGGAACGGAATGATAGAATGGGTAAAGGATGTGTTGGTCTCGGAAAAAATGATCAGCCCTGAAGACCTTGATCTCTTCAGCATTGTTGATACGCCTGAAGAAGCTGTGGCGGTGATTGATGAATTTTACGGTAAGTATTTGCTGTCGCCTAACTTCTAA
- a CDS encoding ribonuclease HI — protein sequence MSTAKAEAGTVKGRIESIDLLRGIVMVIMAIDHIRDFFHLDSWLVSPTNIQLTTPGIFYTRWITHLCAPTFIFLAGTSAYFVARRKTVKETSFFLLTRGLWLVALQATLVRFAWTFDPLFHYNSSSIISTIGISMVVLSLLIRFKMNVILVFGLITVFGHNALDGIAFERGTIADVLWTFLHGPVTRYQLSNGYSFNFLFSLIPWVGVMALGYCFGQIFSSDLSIEKRRKILVLLGTTCLLTFTVLRFTNWYGDPSDWKVQPELVRSIMSFFNVTKYPPSLSFLMVTLGVSLLLLAALEGKSLKRWSPVTLFGKVAIFYYVMHLFVIHFFALVVVVWSGYSWKTMIMTGSPTGGSPDLIKQNFGFGLGGVYLIWVIVILTLYPLCVWWNKVKIRNKEKWWVSYV from the coding sequence ATGAGTACAGCAAAGGCTGAAGCAGGTACCGTTAAAGGCAGAATTGAGTCGATTGATTTGCTTCGCGGCATTGTTATGGTCATCATGGCCATCGATCACATCAGGGATTTTTTTCACCTGGATTCCTGGCTTGTTAGCCCCACTAATATTCAACTCACGACACCGGGCATATTTTACACACGTTGGATTACACACCTTTGTGCTCCGACATTTATCTTCCTTGCAGGTACCTCTGCCTATTTTGTAGCCCGCCGAAAAACAGTCAAAGAAACTTCTTTCTTCTTACTTACGAGGGGACTCTGGCTCGTAGCACTTCAAGCCACCTTAGTGAGGTTTGCATGGACGTTTGATCCGTTGTTTCACTACAACTCCAGCTCCATCATTTCAACTATCGGAATCAGCATGGTTGTGCTCTCACTTCTGATCAGGTTTAAAATGAATGTAATCCTTGTCTTTGGTCTAATCACGGTATTTGGTCACAATGCTTTGGATGGAATAGCTTTTGAACGAGGAACAATTGCCGATGTACTATGGACATTTCTGCACGGTCCTGTCACCCGGTATCAACTTAGCAACGGGTACTCTTTCAATTTTTTATTTTCGCTCATCCCTTGGGTTGGCGTGATGGCGCTGGGATATTGTTTCGGTCAAATTTTCAGCAGCGATCTTTCAATTGAAAAAAGAAGAAAAATACTTGTGTTGTTAGGTACAACGTGTTTACTCACCTTCACAGTTCTGAGGTTCACCAACTGGTATGGCGACCCTTCTGATTGGAAAGTACAACCTGAACTGGTCAGAAGCATTATGTCGTTTTTTAATGTTACAAAATATCCACCCTCACTTTCGTTTCTGATGGTCACACTTGGGGTTTCATTGTTGCTGTTAGCCGCACTTGAGGGTAAAAGCCTGAAACGCTGGTCACCCGTCACGCTCTTCGGAAAAGTGGCGATCTTCTACTATGTAATGCACCTGTTCGTAATTCACTTTTTTGCGCTTGTAGTAGTAGTGTGGAGTGGCTATTCATGGAAGACTATGATCATGACTGGCTCGCCAACCGGTGGATCGCCAGATCTGATTAAGCAGAATTTTGGATTCGGCCTTGGCGGAGTCTACCTGATTTGGGTGATCGTTATTCTGACACTCTACCCGCTCTGTGTATGGTGGAATAAGGTTAAAATCAGGAATAAAGAAAAGTGGTGGGTGAGCTACGTGTGA
- a CDS encoding NAD-dependent epimerase codes for MSKKILITGASGVVGTDLTRNLLSKNYAVVHLGRTKKTGTVPSFVWDVGKMEIDEQALDGVDTIVHLAGANVGDGRWTAARKKEIIDSRVQSSQLLYNALKNKKHSVKAVISASAVGYYGFDSDQVIDEKTGPGKDFLAQVTKQWEEAVDQIKSLGIRVVKVRIGIALSMTGGALKQMAQPVKLGFGALLGSGKQYVSWLHLDDLCGIFMKAIEDEKMNGPYNAAAAWATNEEITKAIARILKKPLWLPNVPPFMLRLIIGQMAEIVLTGSKVSSEKIKREGFHFRYQNLDEALQDILMK; via the coding sequence ATGTCAAAAAAAATCCTGATCACAGGAGCAAGTGGTGTTGTGGGCACTGACCTAACGAGGAATTTACTTTCCAAAAACTATGCCGTAGTACACCTGGGGAGGACCAAGAAAACGGGAACCGTACCGTCATTTGTGTGGGATGTCGGTAAAATGGAAATCGATGAGCAGGCACTGGATGGGGTTGATACCATCGTACACCTGGCTGGCGCTAATGTGGGTGATGGCCGCTGGACAGCGGCCCGAAAAAAAGAGATAATAGACAGTCGCGTTCAGTCGTCTCAACTTTTGTACAACGCACTCAAAAACAAAAAACACTCTGTGAAGGCGGTCATATCGGCATCCGCTGTCGGCTACTATGGCTTCGATAGTGACCAGGTGATTGATGAGAAAACAGGTCCAGGTAAAGACTTTCTTGCACAAGTAACAAAACAATGGGAGGAGGCCGTGGACCAGATTAAGTCGCTTGGTATTCGCGTAGTAAAAGTCCGCATCGGGATTGCCCTGAGCATGACTGGCGGAGCGCTGAAGCAAATGGCACAGCCCGTGAAGCTCGGCTTCGGTGCATTGCTGGGTTCCGGCAAACAATATGTCTCCTGGCTGCACCTGGATGATCTTTGCGGCATTTTTATGAAAGCCATTGAAGATGAAAAAATGAATGGCCCCTACAATGCAGCAGCAGCCTGGGCAACAAACGAAGAGATTACGAAAGCAATCGCGAGGATTTTAAAGAAACCATTATGGCTTCCGAATGTTCCGCCATTTATGCTTCGGCTGATTATTGGACAGATGGCAGAAATCGTTCTCACCGGAAGCAAGGTTTCGTCCGAAAAAATCAAGCGCGAAGGATTTCACTTCAGGTATCAAAATCTGGATGAGGCGTTACAGGATATTCTCATGAAATAG
- the gmd_1 gene encoding GDP-mannose 4,6-dehydratase, producing MKKALVTGITGQDGAYLADLLISKGYEVHGIKRRSSLFNTDRIDHLYQDPHENGLKLKLHFGDLSDSVNLIRLIQEIQPDEIYNLGAMSHVKVSFDTPEYTANVDGIGTLRILEAIRILNLTGKTKFYQASTSELYGLVQEVPQSEKTPFYPRSPYAVAKLYAYWITVNYREAYGIYACNGILFNHESPIRGETFVTRKITRAACRIALGLQQTMHVGNLDSKRDWGHAKDYVEAMWLMLQQKEAEDFVVATGITTTVREFIIKAFTRLGVTISFEGKGNNEKGIIQKSENPEFHFKKGQEVVVVDPSYFRPTEVELLIGDPTRAKEKLGWKLRYDLDALISEMVDSDMELFKRDQYLKEGGHKIFQYHE from the coding sequence GTGAAGAAAGCATTGGTTACTGGAATTACCGGGCAGGATGGTGCCTACTTGGCCGATTTGTTGATTTCTAAAGGATACGAAGTCCATGGAATCAAGCGAAGAAGTTCATTATTCAATACGGACAGGATAGATCACTTATATCAGGATCCTCACGAAAATGGTTTAAAACTAAAACTTCACTTCGGTGACCTTTCTGACTCAGTAAACCTTATTCGGTTGATTCAAGAAATCCAGCCAGATGAGATTTATAATTTAGGAGCGATGTCTCATGTTAAAGTGAGTTTTGATACTCCCGAGTATACAGCCAATGTAGACGGTATCGGCACTTTACGAATACTCGAGGCAATTCGGATTTTAAATTTGACTGGAAAGACGAAATTTTATCAAGCTTCTACCTCTGAACTGTACGGCTTGGTACAAGAAGTACCCCAGAGTGAAAAGACCCCCTTCTATCCTCGGTCACCCTATGCCGTAGCGAAATTATACGCATATTGGATTACAGTAAACTACAGAGAGGCCTACGGAATATATGCATGCAACGGTATTTTATTTAATCATGAATCGCCTATTAGAGGAGAAACTTTTGTCACCAGAAAAATTACAAGAGCAGCCTGTCGCATCGCTCTTGGCCTTCAACAGACTATGCATGTTGGGAATCTGGATTCGAAGCGAGATTGGGGCCACGCAAAAGATTATGTAGAGGCCATGTGGCTTATGCTCCAGCAAAAGGAAGCCGAGGATTTTGTCGTTGCGACCGGGATCACTACAACTGTTCGTGAATTCATTATAAAGGCCTTTACAAGATTAGGTGTCACAATTAGTTTCGAGGGCAAAGGGAACAACGAAAAGGGAATCATCCAGAAATCTGAAAACCCAGAGTTTCACTTCAAGAAAGGTCAAGAAGTTGTTGTTGTTGACCCCAGCTATTTCCGGCCTACTGAAGTCGAATTACTTATTGGCGACCCAACCAGAGCCAAGGAAAAACTGGGATGGAAACTGCGATATGATCTTGATGCCTTGATAAGTGAAATGGTGGATAGTGACATGGAACTATTTAAGCGAGATCAGTATTTGAAAGAAGGTGGGCATAAAATCTTCCAGTATCACGAATGA
- the fcl_1 gene encoding GDP-L-fucose synthase, whose product MIEKSSRIYVAGHKGMVGSAIVRKLNSQGYYNLIVKTSSELDLRNQADVEVFFRAERPDYVFLAAAKVGGILANNEYRADFLYENLMIESNIIHQSYVNKVKKLLFLGSSCIYPKMAPQPLRENSLLSGFLEETNEPYAIAKIAGIKLCENYKRQYGCDFISAMPTNLYGPNDNYDLKNSHVIPALLRKFHEANVNNQPTVEIWGSGAPRREFMHVDDLADACIYLMQKYSDSEFANIGTGEDLTIRELALLIKDIVGYSGGITFDKTKPDGTPRKLLDVSKLKNLGWNYSISLEKGLKSVYEKEFRL is encoded by the coding sequence ATGATTGAAAAATCTTCCAGGATTTATGTCGCGGGCCATAAGGGAATGGTCGGGTCTGCGATAGTAAGAAAACTAAATAGTCAGGGTTATTACAACCTAATAGTCAAAACTTCCTCCGAATTAGATCTGAGGAATCAGGCTGATGTTGAGGTTTTTTTTAGAGCAGAAAGACCAGACTATGTCTTCTTAGCTGCCGCAAAAGTAGGAGGAATACTAGCGAACAATGAATATCGTGCGGATTTTCTTTATGAGAACCTGATGATAGAAAGTAATATAATTCATCAGAGTTATGTTAATAAAGTAAAAAAGCTTCTTTTCCTGGGATCATCTTGTATTTATCCAAAAATGGCGCCTCAGCCGCTGCGAGAAAATTCGCTATTGTCAGGTTTTTTGGAGGAAACCAACGAGCCATATGCTATTGCCAAAATAGCAGGGATCAAGCTTTGTGAAAATTACAAGAGACAATACGGCTGTGATTTTATCAGTGCAATGCCTACAAACCTCTATGGCCCAAACGATAATTACGACCTGAAAAACTCACACGTAATTCCTGCTCTTTTGAGAAAATTTCACGAGGCGAATGTTAATAACCAGCCTACTGTGGAGATTTGGGGTAGCGGGGCTCCTAGAAGAGAGTTTATGCACGTTGATGATTTAGCTGATGCTTGCATCTACTTGATGCAAAAATATTCTGATTCTGAATTTGCCAATATTGGTACCGGCGAAGATCTAACAATTAGAGAACTCGCTCTATTAATCAAGGATATCGTTGGGTATTCAGGTGGAATCACATTCGACAAAACGAAGCCCGATGGGACACCAAGAAAATTGTTGGATGTAAGCAAGTTGAAAAACTTGGGGTGGAATTATTCGATCTCTTTAGAAAAAGGACTAAAGTCTGTTTATGAGAAAGAGTTTCGGTTATGA
- a CDS encoding outer membrane protein produces MQKLLPLFLIVIGISGAFGQGSISGTVTDAKSKEAIVGANVVIQGTTIGVQTDVDGKFVFANVKAGTYNLQITFITYKAHAVPDVLVEDGKRINIDVPMSEEVSMLNEVVVSGTRQTNTDYDLVKSIKDAKVIVVGVTEEQISKTLDRDAAQVLKRVPGITIKDEQFVVSRGLAERYNPVMLHNTYAPSVETDVRSFSFATIPSSQLDRILVFKSPAADLPGDFAGSVVKIFTKSIPDENGFVIDYSTQFRAGTTFQDFSYQERNPGFFTGYNTGFYNLPGSFPADAKNLQGNDLVNAGKSLKNLWKAQQGTALPDQRLTVTFNRKFTLGSIQVGTINALSYSNSYGSFAVERGDYTQDNPNFQYNDKQYNQQVRTGVLSNWAFKINANHLIEFKNLFNVSSNDQLVKRYGVPGSISGGQENGSFDKVYRGIYSGQLMGKHDLFNKQTSVEWVAGYNNTYRDQPDYKRYQSLNDGNGVIQINVPNTVTPTALGRFYAALTENSYSGGVSAKQVLPITDNPLRSPELKAGVFFENKTRNFHARNIGYTTATTNFDQNLSYLPVYQLLDPQNINNTTGLQISEITYRKDSYTAQNNLLAYYLMTSVPVGAKFKLDAGVRFEDNLQQLISYDDFKTQDVNFHSWVSRALPSANASFNLTEKMLVRAAYGQTLNRPEFRELAPFSFYDFNFNFIYYGNPTLKTAQVQNLDLRWEYYPSKGELITFGGFYKDFIDPIESYIDINSPGGGNKLVTFVNSKSAKVYGAELEVKKTLSGLTGSGFLNNISVMVNSSVMSSTVQVPDLYTTGRATSRPLQGQAPYIINAGIYYNSEPKGWQVNLLYNTVGKTVYLVGTDFYHDVYVLPRNVVDITFTKRLNDKFSLKGGIVDILNQPIRFHNSGTTGGEPNQVIQEYKPGQVFSIGVSARL; encoded by the coding sequence ATGCAAAAGCTTTTACCACTCTTTTTAATCGTTATTGGTATTTCTGGCGCTTTCGGACAAGGTTCTATTTCAGGCACTGTGACAGATGCAAAGTCAAAGGAAGCGATCGTTGGAGCCAACGTGGTAATTCAAGGCACAACCATCGGGGTGCAAACTGATGTTGACGGGAAATTTGTTTTCGCAAATGTAAAAGCAGGTACTTACAATCTCCAGATCACTTTTATAACTTATAAAGCACACGCTGTTCCTGATGTACTGGTCGAGGATGGCAAAAGAATTAACATCGATGTGCCTATGTCGGAAGAAGTTTCGATGCTCAATGAAGTAGTGGTGAGTGGTACCCGTCAGACTAACACGGATTATGATCTAGTGAAGTCCATTAAAGATGCAAAAGTAATTGTAGTGGGGGTGACAGAAGAACAGATCAGTAAGACACTCGACCGTGACGCAGCCCAGGTTTTGAAAAGAGTGCCTGGTATCACAATTAAAGATGAACAATTTGTTGTTAGCCGCGGACTTGCGGAGCGCTACAATCCAGTAATGCTTCATAACACTTATGCTCCCAGCGTTGAAACGGATGTGAGATCTTTCTCCTTTGCCACTATTCCCAGCAGCCAATTGGATCGGATTTTAGTTTTCAAAAGCCCGGCTGCTGACCTTCCCGGAGATTTTGCGGGAAGCGTTGTCAAAATCTTTACAAAGAGTATTCCTGATGAAAATGGATTTGTAATCGATTATAGCACACAATTCCGTGCCGGTACAACATTCCAGGATTTTTCCTACCAGGAAAGAAACCCTGGCTTCTTCACCGGGTATAACACGGGCTTTTACAATTTGCCGGGTAGCTTTCCCGCTGATGCGAAAAACTTACAGGGAAATGACTTGGTAAATGCCGGCAAGTCGTTGAAAAATCTTTGGAAAGCCCAGCAGGGTACTGCTCTTCCGGATCAGCGTCTGACAGTTACATTCAATAGAAAATTCACTTTGGGCAGTATCCAGGTTGGTACGATCAATGCGCTGAGCTATTCCAATTCATACGGAAGTTTCGCGGTAGAACGCGGAGACTATACACAGGACAATCCCAACTTTCAATACAACGACAAACAATACAATCAGCAAGTAAGAACGGGCGTTCTCAGCAACTGGGCATTCAAGATCAATGCCAACCACTTGATTGAGTTTAAAAACTTGTTCAACGTAAGCTCTAATGACCAGCTTGTAAAAAGATATGGTGTTCCGGGCTCCATCAGCGGAGGCCAGGAGAATGGCTCGTTCGATAAAGTTTACCGTGGAATTTATTCTGGTCAGTTGATGGGCAAACATGATTTGTTCAACAAGCAAACTTCAGTAGAGTGGGTTGCCGGGTATAACAACACTTATCGCGACCAGCCTGACTACAAACGCTACCAGTCGCTGAATGACGGCAATGGAGTGATTCAAATCAACGTGCCGAACACAGTGACACCGACCGCGCTCGGAAGATTCTATGCCGCTCTTACTGAAAATTCTTACTCGGGTGGAGTGTCGGCAAAACAGGTTCTGCCAATCACTGACAATCCGCTAAGAAGCCCCGAGCTGAAAGCAGGCGTTTTCTTTGAAAATAAAACGAGGAATTTCCATGCACGTAACATCGGCTATACAACAGCTACAACCAATTTTGATCAGAACCTGAGTTACCTGCCGGTTTATCAGTTGCTTGATCCGCAAAACATCAATAACACCACTGGTCTTCAGATCAGTGAGATTACGTATCGCAAAGACAGCTACACGGCACAAAATAATTTACTTGCTTACTACCTGATGACTTCTGTGCCGGTGGGGGCAAAGTTCAAATTGGATGCGGGAGTGCGGTTTGAAGACAATCTTCAGCAACTCATCAGCTATGATGACTTTAAAACCCAGGATGTAAATTTCCACAGCTGGGTTTCACGCGCATTGCCATCGGCCAATGCGAGCTTCAACCTCACAGAAAAAATGCTGGTGAGAGCAGCTTATGGGCAAACATTGAACAGACCTGAATTCAGGGAACTTGCGCCTTTCTCATTCTACGATTTCAACTTCAACTTCATCTATTACGGAAACCCGACCCTCAAGACCGCCCAGGTCCAAAATCTGGATTTGCGTTGGGAATATTATCCGAGCAAAGGCGAACTGATCACCTTCGGTGGATTTTATAAGGACTTTATCGATCCGATTGAAAGTTACATTGATATCAACAGCCCTGGTGGAGGAAATAAGTTGGTGACTTTTGTGAACTCCAAATCCGCGAAAGTGTATGGAGCAGAACTGGAAGTTAAAAAAACACTCTCTGGATTAACCGGTTCTGGCTTCCTGAACAACATCAGCGTGATGGTGAATTCCTCCGTCATGTCAAGTACAGTACAAGTGCCCGACTTGTACACAACAGGCAGAGCAACTTCAAGACCTTTGCAGGGACAGGCTCCTTACATCATCAATGCTGGGATATATTATAACTCCGAACCAAAAGGTTGGCAGGTGAATCTCTTATACAACACGGTTGGGAAAACAGTTTATCTCGTAGGTACCGATTTTTATCACGATGTATATGTTCTTCCACGCAACGTGGTAGACATTACGTTTACCAAGAGACTCAATGATAAATTCAGCCTGAAGGGTGGCATCGTGGATATCCTGAATCAGCCGATACGCTTTCACAACAGTGGTACAACCGGTGGTGAGCCAAACCAAGTGATTCAGGAGTACAAGCCAGGTCAGGTCTTCTCAATCGGAGTCTCAGCCAGGTTATAA
- a CDS encoding amidase, whose protein sequence is MSRPYILSESNWKAVKETSFELAILPWGACEAHNYHLPYGTDIIEAERIAAEAARLTWEQGEKIVVLPAIPFGVNTGQHDVKLDMNMNPSTQLIVLRDVIETLDRQGIHKLIILNSHGGNDFRTMIRELGLKFPKMFLASCDWFRSIDQKEFFENKDDHAGEMETSLMMYLTPDLVLPLSEAGDGAAKKYKYQAIQQGWAWAERQWTKVTKDTGVGDPRKATAEKGERFFKAVTQKVSQFFIEVARTKNREYYV, encoded by the coding sequence ATGAGTCGCCCTTACATTCTTTCCGAAAGCAACTGGAAGGCAGTAAAAGAAACCAGTTTCGAATTGGCTATTCTTCCCTGGGGCGCATGTGAAGCGCATAACTACCATTTGCCTTATGGCACGGATATTATTGAGGCCGAACGAATTGCTGCGGAGGCCGCAAGACTGACCTGGGAACAGGGAGAAAAAATTGTGGTGCTGCCCGCTATTCCATTTGGCGTGAATACGGGACAGCATGATGTGAAACTGGACATGAACATGAATCCCAGCACCCAGCTCATTGTGCTGCGTGATGTTATTGAGACACTTGACCGCCAAGGGATTCATAAGCTCATCATTTTGAATAGTCACGGAGGCAACGATTTCAGAACCATGATTCGCGAACTGGGATTGAAATTTCCTAAAATGTTCCTGGCTTCCTGCGATTGGTTCCGCTCGATTGATCAAAAGGAGTTTTTTGAAAATAAGGACGACCATGCAGGTGAGATGGAAACGAGTCTCATGATGTACTTGACACCTGACCTTGTTCTTCCGTTGAGTGAAGCTGGTGACGGTGCCGCAAAAAAGTATAAGTATCAGGCCATTCAACAGGGCTGGGCATGGGCCGAGCGCCAATGGACCAAAGTGACAAAAGATACCGGTGTAGGTGATCCTCGAAAAGCAACCGCTGAGAAAGGAGAAAGATTTTTCAAGGCAGTGACACAGAAAGTGTCGCAATTTTTTATCGAAGTGGCACGTACGAAGAACAGAGAATATTATGTTTGA
- a CDS encoding glycosyl transferase: MKNPQEVNISIVVPVYNSENCIDELAAQVSDALRGFCYELILVNDKSRDGSWLKILSLTEKSENILGVSLKKNSGQDSAILAGLNQSNGKFIVIMDDDLQQSPSDIPKLYEECKKGFDVCYGTFKQNHSWWKNLGSNLNGYLAELFLKKPSDLYLSPFKIIKADLVKDILKYQGPFPYVDGIILSLTSSIGQVEIVHHERFRGKGNYDLFKSISVFLKHITGYSLYPLRLVTICGIVASSLSVALGLFFIYDYLANQSHVEGWITLVLLIVFFNGLILMCLGLIGEYVGRIYLTVSTKRPYIIDQIISKKDGKRIDNG, translated from the coding sequence ATGAAAAACCCTCAAGAAGTCAACATCAGCATTGTGGTTCCAGTTTATAATTCCGAAAACTGTATAGATGAATTAGCTGCTCAGGTATCAGATGCATTAAGAGGCTTTTGTTATGAATTGATATTGGTGAATGATAAAAGTAGAGACGGAAGCTGGCTTAAGATTCTTTCATTAACTGAAAAGTCAGAAAACATTTTAGGGGTTAGCTTAAAAAAAAATTCCGGTCAGGATAGCGCCATACTAGCCGGGCTCAATCAGTCTAACGGAAAATTCATCGTTATTATGGATGACGATCTGCAACAGTCTCCTTCAGATATTCCCAAGTTGTATGAAGAGTGTAAAAAGGGATTCGATGTCTGTTACGGGACATTTAAACAAAATCATAGCTGGTGGAAAAACCTAGGTAGCAATCTCAACGGCTACCTCGCAGAACTCTTTTTGAAAAAACCTTCAGATCTTTATCTGTCACCTTTTAAAATCATAAAAGCTGATCTCGTGAAGGATATCCTCAAATACCAAGGGCCTTTCCCCTATGTCGATGGTATAATTCTCTCCTTGACTTCAAGCATTGGCCAGGTCGAAATTGTGCATCACGAACGTTTTCGCGGCAAAGGGAATTACGATCTTTTCAAATCTATTTCAGTTTTTCTAAAGCACATTACCGGGTACTCCCTTTATCCTTTACGACTCGTGACAATTTGCGGAATCGTTGCTTCGAGTCTTTCGGTCGCCCTCGGTTTATTTTTTATCTATGACTATTTAGCCAATCAATCTCATGTTGAAGGATGGATCACGCTAGTACTCCTCATTGTTTTTTTTAATGGATTAATCCTGATGTGTCTGGGTCTTATCGGCGAGTACGTTGGTCGAATTTATTTAACGGTGTCAACCAAAAGGCCGTACATTATTGATCAGATAATTTCTAAGAAAGATGGCAAAAGGATTGATAACGGGTAA
- a CDS encoding ATPase, which produces MAFSTTTEQQQAHKEKIKQVYAEVGKVVVGQEYMVNRLLVGLFTNGHILLEGVPGLAKTLTISTLAKVLHLDFQRIQFTPDLLPADLIGTMIYNQKDGKFEVKKGPIFANFILADEINRSPAKVQSALLESMQEKQVTIGETTFKLDKPFLVMATQNPVDQEGTYPLPEAQVDRFMLKVFVDYPTKDEELEIMRRISNMQFTFDVNTVLTKEDIFSIREEVNKVKISESLERYIIELVTATRKPKEYKLEKEAQYIQFGASPRASINLNLSAKAVAYMDGRDYVLPEDIKEVALDVMNHRILMNYEAEADNVKTSDIIKALLIKVPINK; this is translated from the coding sequence ATGGCATTTTCGACTACAACTGAGCAGCAACAGGCTCACAAAGAAAAAATTAAGCAAGTCTACGCAGAAGTAGGCAAGGTGGTGGTAGGGCAAGAGTATATGGTCAACCGACTTCTGGTCGGGTTGTTTACCAACGGCCATATTTTATTGGAAGGTGTTCCTGGACTGGCAAAGACCCTCACCATTAGTACCCTCGCCAAAGTGCTTCACCTCGATTTTCAACGCATTCAGTTTACTCCCGACCTCCTGCCGGCCGATTTGATCGGTACGATGATTTACAATCAAAAGGATGGAAAGTTTGAAGTGAAGAAAGGCCCAATTTTCGCCAATTTCATTCTGGCCGATGAGATAAACCGCTCGCCTGCAAAAGTGCAGTCTGCTTTGCTGGAATCCATGCAGGAAAAACAGGTCACTATTGGTGAAACGACCTTTAAGCTGGATAAGCCATTTTTAGTTATGGCCACCCAAAACCCGGTAGACCAGGAAGGAACTTACCCTCTTCCGGAAGCTCAGGTTGACCGTTTCATGCTGAAAGTTTTTGTGGACTATCCAACCAAAGATGAAGAGCTAGAGATCATGCGCAGGATATCGAACATGCAGTTCACTTTTGATGTGAATACCGTTCTTACCAAGGAAGATATTTTTTCGATTAGGGAGGAGGTCAATAAAGTAAAAATATCAGAATCGCTTGAGCGCTATATTATAGAATTGGTGACAGCCACACGTAAACCTAAAGAATACAAACTCGAAAAAGAGGCGCAGTATATTCAGTTCGGAGCGTCTCCACGTGCAAGCATCAACCTCAATCTTTCGGCGAAAGCAGTAGCCTACATGGATGGCCGCGATTATGTTCTTCCGGAAGACATTAAAGAAGTGGCCCTGGACGTAATGAATCACCGCATTTTGATGAATTATGAGGCGGAAGCCGACAATGTTAAGACGTCCGATATCATTAAAGCACTACTCATTAAAGTACCCATTAATAAATAG